The Deinococcus radiotolerans genomic interval GCGTACCTCCAGTCGCCCCGGCACCCGCTGCGCCCCACCGACCTGCCCGACGGGGTGGGCCCGGTCACTCACCGCCGCTACTGGCTGCGCGTGCAGCGACCCGACCGCTCGCCCGAGGCGCTGACCGCCCTGACCTTGCAGGCCCTGCCGACGCTCGCGCCGAAACTCACGGCGTGGTTCCAGGGTCTGGACGCGCCGCTGCCCGCGCAGGGGGGCCCGCCGCTGCGGCGCGGGTCGCGCCTGAAGATCCTGATGGGCTTCACCCGCCGCGCGCGCGTGGTGGTGGACGAGGTGGGCGCCCGTCACTTCTGCCTGCGGACCCTGCACCTGCACGCCGACGCGGGGACCGTCACCTTCCGCGCCGTGCCGGAGCGCGCCGCCCTGCGCCTGGAGGTGGAATCCGTGGTCCGCGCGGCGTCCTGGCCGGACCGGATCGCGTACCTGCTGGCCGCTCACGCGCTGCAACGCCTGAACTGGCGGGCGGTGCTGCTCGGCGCGGCCCGGCTGTCCGGCGGGCAGATCGTGGACGGCGGAGATTGCACAGAGGAGGCCGCGTACCGGGGCGTGCACGCCCGCTAGGCTGTGCGGCATGACTGCCGCGTCCCTCGTTCCGTCCCGAGCGTTCGTGTCCCTGGTCGGCGCCGGACCCGGGGACGCTGGCCTGCTGACCCTGCGGGGCCGCGAGGCGCTTGAGCAGGCCGACGTGGTGCTGTTCGACTACCTCGCCAATCCGGACCTGCTGCGCTTCGCTCCGCAGGCCGAGACGGTCTACGTGGGTAAGAAGGGGTTCTCGGCGTACATCCGGCAGGGGCAGATCAACGACCTGATGGTGCGCCGGGCGCTGGAGGACGGCGGGCGGCACGTGGTGCGCCTGAAGGGCGGGGACGTGTTCGTGTTCGGCCGGGGCGGCGAGGAAGCCGAGGCGTGCGTGCAGGCCGGAATTCCCTTTGAGGTGGTGCCCGGCGTCAGCAGCGCCCTGGCCGTCCCCGCCTACGCGGGCATTCCGGTCACGCACCGTGACCTCGCGCAGTCGTTTGCGGTGCTGACCGGGAACACGCGGGGCGGCAGCGCCCACTACGGGCGGCTGTCCGGCGTGGACACCTTGGTGCTGCTGATGGGCGTGCGGAACCTGGATCAGATTGCCGCCGAGCTGATCGGTGCAGGCCGCGCGCCAGACACGCCCGCCGCGACCATCCAGTGGGGCACGACCCCGCAGCAGCGGGTGGTGACGGGCACCCTGGCCACCATTGCCAGCGAGGTACGCGCCGCAGGCCTGGAAGCCCCGGCGGTGACGGTGGTGGGCGAGGTGGTGCGCCTGCACGGGCCGCTACGCTGGTTCGAGGAGGCCCACGGGGCGCGCGGTCCGCTGGCCGGGCAGACGGTCGCCGTGACCCGCACCCGCGTGGGCGCCAGCGACCTGTCCGAGCGGCTGCGGGCCCGCGGCGCGAGCGTGCTGGAGGTCCCCCTGATCCGCTTCGCGCCGGCCTCGCAGCCGGAGGCCCTGCACGCGCGTCTGCGCGACCTGAGTGGCGTGGCGTGGCTACTGCTGACCAGCAACCAAGCGGTCGCGGCGCTGCTGGAACACCTGGACGCGCTGGGTCTGGACACCCGGCACCTGGCGGGCACGCGGCTTGCAGCGGTGGGGCCCAGCACCGCCCGGTCACTCGCGGAGCGCGGCCTGCGCGCAGACTTCGTGCCCAGTGTGTCGGGGGCCCGGCACCTGGGCGCGCAGATTCCCGCCACGCCGGACGGCGGCACGCTGCTGCACCTCACCTCGCAGCTGGCAGAGGATCACCTGGAACGCGCCCTGACCGCGCGCGGCCTGCCGTACGAACGGGCGGAACTATACCGCACCGAACCTGCCCAGCCGGACGACCTGAGCATGGACCGCCTGCGCGGCGCGGCGGTGGTGACCTTGGCGTCCGGAAGTGCGGCGCGGCACCTGGCGGCGCTGGCCGGCACCGACTTCCGCGTGGCGGCCATGGGCGAGCAGACGGCCGACGCGGCCCGCGAGGCGGGTTTCACGCGCGTGACCGTGGCCCGCGTTCCCACCCTGGACGCCCTGGCCGACGCGGCCGAGGACGCCCTGAGGGCCGGGGTGGGCGGCTAGCGGCTGGCCCCTCACCGGGCGTCCCGCGCCCGGTGACGCTTTCGCACTGGAATCCCGTCCCAGTCGTCTTTCTTACCGATCGGTCGGGGACGGCTGCCCCGTGCGCGGCGCGCTATGCTGCGCCACGTGAGTTTCCTCCCAGCTTTCCTTGATCTTCGCGGCGTGCGCGCCGTCGTGATCGGCGGAGGAACCGTGGCCCTGCGCCGCGCGCGCACCCTGCTGGACGCCGGGGCGCAGGTGCAGGTCATCGCCCCACAGCAGCACCCGGACTTCGCGGCGCTGCCCGTGACCGCCCTGAGCCGCCATTACCGGCGCGGCGACCTGAGCGGCGCGGCCCTCGTCATTGCGGCCACCGGCTCAGCCGACGTGAACGCGGCCGTCGTGCGCGACGCCCAGGCGCAGGGCTCTCTGGTCAACGACGCCGCCGACGCCACACGCGGCAACTGGCGTTTCCCCGCGCAGGCCGAGCGGGCGGGCGTGCAGGTGGCCGTCACCAGCGGGCGCGAACTGCCCCTCCTGGCCCAGGCGCTCGCGGAACGCATCACGGCCCTCCTGCCCGACGAGGAGAGCCTGGACGGCTGGACCGCCCGCCGCGAACTGGCCATCACCCAGCCGGATACCCAGCGGGCCGCCAGCCTCGACGCCCTGCGCGCCGACATCCGCCGCGCCGTGGGGCTCGCATGACCCTCGCATGCCCCACCGCGCACGCCCTGCTGACCCGCACGGGCGCCCACATCCCGCGCGCCCTGGATTTCGTGGTCGTCGGCCTGAACCACCAGACCGCACCGGTCGAGATCCGCGAGCGCGCTGCCGTCCGCGCCGGTCACGAGGGCGCCCTGCTCTCGCACCTGTGCGGGTACGCGCAGGAAGTCATGCTGCTCGCCACCTGCAACCGCACCGAGGTGTACATGGCGGGCGTCAGCGGCGACCCCCTCGCGACCTTCGAGGGCGCCTGGAACGAACAGCTGCGCGACCACCTGTACATCCACACCGGCGAGGCCGCCGTCACGCACCTGTACCGCGTGGCTGCGGGCCTGGACAGCCTCGTGATCGGGGAGACGCAGATCCAGGGGCAGGTCAAACGCGCCTGGATGGACGCCCGCGAACGCGGCCTGACCGGCACCACCCTGAACAAGGTCGCGCAGGGCGCCCTGGCCGCCGGCAAGCGCGTGCGCTTCGAGACCGGCATGAGCGACAAGATCGTCAGCGTCTCCAGCGCCGCCGTGGACCTCGCGCACTCCGCGCTGGGCAGCCTCGCGGGCCGCACCGCCCTGATCATCGGCGCGGGCGAGACCGCCGAACTGACCCTCACGCACCTGCGCGCCGCCGGGGTTGAGGACGTCATCGTCGTGAACCGCACCGTGGAACGCGCCCGGCAGCTCGCCGAGAAACTCGGCGGACGACCCTGCGCCGCCGACTACCTGGAAGAGGTCCTGCCCGAAGCGGACGTGCTGATCGCCTCCAGCGGCGCGCCCCACTACGTCCTGGGCGCAGACGGCGTGAATGCCGCGCTGCGCCAGCGCCCGGGCCGCCCCATGTTCCTGATCGACATCAGCGTGCCGCGCATCCTGAACCCCGACATTGCGGGTGTACCCGGCGCGCACCTGCACAACCTCGACGACCTGACCGGCATCGTCGCCCGCAACATGCAGAGCCGCCGCGCCGCGCTGCCGCACGCGGGCGCCATCGTCCGGGACGCCGCCGCGGACCTGAGCCGCTGGCACCTGACCCGGCAGGCCCGGCAGCGCGAACTGGCCCTCGCCAGCGACTGACCGCCCACCGCGCCCGTGTCACCCGGCTCCCACATGGCCCGCGCCGCATCCCGTACCCTGGTCGGCATGTGGACCCGGATTCCCTCCAGCAGCCTGCGCGTGACCGGCGCGGACCGTGTGGACTTCGTGCACGGTCAGATGACGAACAACCTCCGCGCGGCCCCCACGCCGGGCCTGGTGCCCTGCGCGTTCCTGAACGTACGCGGCCAGATCGAGCAGTTCGCCCGCGCTTACAAACGCGACCAGGACGTGTACCTGCACCTAGACGCCGGACAGGCGCAGTCCCTGGCCGCGCGGCTGCGGCGCTACATCATCTTCGATCAGGTGGAGGTGCACGACGTCAGCGACGAGCTGCGGACCGTGCACCTCTGGCCCGGCGCGGCCCTGCCCGGCTGGCAGGCGGACGGCGGGGACGCGCAGACCTTCGAGCTGGCTGGAAGCACCGTCCTGGCGGGCCGCGTGAACCGCACCGGCGCCGCGGGCGTGGACCTGCACTACCTCGCCCGGCACGAGGCCGCGGTCCTGGCCACCCTGCCGGGCGCCGAGGTGCCCCTGACTGAACTGGACGCCGCGCGCGTGCAGGGCGGCATTCCGGACATCACGCGCGACGCCCTGACCGGCACCCTCCCACAGGAAGTCGGCCTGGACCTGAGCGGCCCCCTGCCAGCCATCAGCTACCGCAAGGGCTGCTACGTGGGCCAGGAAATCATGGCCCGCCTCGAAGCACGCGGCAACGCCCGCTACCACCTCGCGCGCCTGAACGGCCCCGGCCGCTGGGAGGCGGGCGCCGAGATCACCGCAGACGGCAAGGTGGTCGGGCAGGCGGGCCTGCACGCCGGGCCAGGCAGCGTCGCCCGCATTCGCAAGGAACTGCCGGACGGCGCGGCCGTGCAGGTGGCCGGACAGCCCGCCACGGTGGCCCTGATCCGCACGCATGCTTGACACCCTGACCCGCGACCTGCGCGCCGGCACCCGCACCGCACTCCTGCGAGCCGCCCGGCGCGCGTACCTGCTGGCCCTGGGCGCCCTGGCAGTCCCCGCCGTGCTGATCG includes:
- a CDS encoding precorrin-2 dehydrogenase/sirohydrochlorin ferrochelatase family protein, which translates into the protein MSFLPAFLDLRGVRAVVIGGGTVALRRARTLLDAGAQVQVIAPQQHPDFAALPVTALSRHYRRGDLSGAALVIAATGSADVNAAVVRDAQAQGSLVNDAADATRGNWRFPAQAERAGVQVAVTSGRELPLLAQALAERITALLPDEESLDGWTARRELAITQPDTQRAASLDALRADIRRAVGLA
- the hemA gene encoding glutamyl-tRNA reductase, translated to MTLACPTAHALLTRTGAHIPRALDFVVVGLNHQTAPVEIRERAAVRAGHEGALLSHLCGYAQEVMLLATCNRTEVYMAGVSGDPLATFEGAWNEQLRDHLYIHTGEAAVTHLYRVAAGLDSLVIGETQIQGQVKRAWMDARERGLTGTTLNKVAQGALAAGKRVRFETGMSDKIVSVSSAAVDLAHSALGSLAGRTALIIGAGETAELTLTHLRAAGVEDVIVVNRTVERARQLAEKLGGRPCAADYLEEVLPEADVLIASSGAPHYVLGADGVNAALRQRPGRPMFLIDISVPRILNPDIAGVPGAHLHNLDDLTGIVARNMQSRRAALPHAGAIVRDAAADLSRWHLTRQARQRELALASD
- the cobA gene encoding uroporphyrinogen-III C-methyltransferase, producing the protein MTAASLVPSRAFVSLVGAGPGDAGLLTLRGREALEQADVVLFDYLANPDLLRFAPQAETVYVGKKGFSAYIRQGQINDLMVRRALEDGGRHVVRLKGGDVFVFGRGGEEAEACVQAGIPFEVVPGVSSALAVPAYAGIPVTHRDLAQSFAVLTGNTRGGSAHYGRLSGVDTLVLLMGVRNLDQIAAELIGAGRAPDTPAATIQWGTTPQQRVVTGTLATIASEVRAAGLEAPAVTVVGEVVRLHGPLRWFEEAHGARGPLAGQTVAVTRTRVGASDLSERLRARGASVLEVPLIRFAPASQPEALHARLRDLSGVAWLLLTSNQAVAALLEHLDALGLDTRHLAGTRLAAVGPSTARSLAERGLRADFVPSVSGARHLGAQIPATPDGGTLLHLTSQLAEDHLERALTARGLPYERAELYRTEPAQPDDLSMDRLRGAAVVTLASGSAARHLAALAGTDFRVAAMGEQTADAAREAGFTRVTVARVPTLDALADAAEDALRAGVGG
- the ygfZ gene encoding YgfZ/GcvT domain-containing protein yields the protein MARAASRTLVGMWTRIPSSSLRVTGADRVDFVHGQMTNNLRAAPTPGLVPCAFLNVRGQIEQFARAYKRDQDVYLHLDAGQAQSLAARLRRYIIFDQVEVHDVSDELRTVHLWPGAALPGWQADGGDAQTFELAGSTVLAGRVNRTGAAGVDLHYLARHEAAVLATLPGAEVPLTELDAARVQGGIPDITRDALTGTLPQEVGLDLSGPLPAISYRKGCYVGQEIMARLEARGNARYHLARLNGPGRWEAGAEITADGKVVGQAGLHAGPGSVARIRKELPDGAAVQVAGQPATVALIRTHA